The Astyanax mexicanus isolate ESR-SI-001 chromosome 18, AstMex3_surface, whole genome shotgun sequence DNA window TGTATTGATAACTGGAAGAGTGAGGTGACCTTGGTCATATagtataactgtatatatattataactgaatatacagctctggaaataattaagagagcacttcagtttctgaatcagtttctctgattttgcaatttataggtatatgtttgagtaaaatgaacattgttgttttattctataaactacagacaacatttctcccaaattccatataaaaatattgtcatttagagcatttatttgcagaaaatatataatggctcaaataacaaaaaaggatacagagctttttagacctcaaataatgcaaagaaaacaagttcatattcataaagttttaagagtccagaaatcaatatttagtggaataaccctggtaatCCAGTACCTGGCCTATAGACCTGTTCGCAAATTTGGTGTTGGGGGAATTTCTCACTTGAACTGAGTTAGTGGGTTCCTAGACATGAAAAATCCCAGAGGTGCTCGTCCGCCATAGTGCCACGAATTCCGTAATGGTCAAATCAAATATGGCTGCCATCGGCTATGATGAAAATCCAACTTTGTTGTTTTTgaatgtatatacacatataataccTCCATTTATACTAATTATGGTGTGAGTAATTCATTTCTGATATTGTTATGACCATATTGGGTGATCTTGACAGTAAAAGGTCATGGTCAAGGTCGTTTTTCTATTCTGAAGACCTTCCCCATTATAAGGAATCAAAACCAGATACAATAAGTCtaataaatctgacatttaatATTCTTTTCAATTTTAAACATCCCTTTAGAACTTATATTTTAACTGATTGTTAGTacaatgatataaaataaaacaattgggTGTAAATAAAACTATGTAGCAATAAAAGTGATACAAATTACATCATACCAAATGAACTAAAAGTGCACCATGTAGTGTGATTTCTCTCAAAGTGTACTGTATGCGTGCATGCATGTTAGTGGGATGGGTTTTTACAGAATGATTTTCCATATTTCCATGGCAGAATACGGTGCATGAAGCTCCAGCAGAATGACAGCCACATCGACCATTGTTACACTTGCCTGCACACTTACATACTGAGAGCAGACTTGGTGCTAAAGGCTTCAGATATTTTGATGGCAGGAATGTGCCAAAGTGCTCATTCCATCCATGGTACGTTGACTCTAGTCTTGCTTTGGTGTCCTTGGCTGCTGTAAGCAAGTTGCATGTCGTATGAACCAGAAAAGCCCCTCGTTGGATGTGGCCTCTGATCACACTACTTGTGAGAGCATCAATTCCAGCTGTTGTTGTTGATCTGACCTGTTtgaaattcggccttcaggaatcaggagtcagaagTTGTAAGAAATATGCCATCCGGCTCACGGCACCAAGTTGTTGAAATTCTGCCTTCAGAAGTCGGATTCAGGAGTCAAGAGACGAGAGATGCAtgagagatgacttgagtttattctcgtgcagacagaaaatctacacgggcacagcatAGTTGGTTGTTGCTCCCTGTGTATGTCTGACTAGTCCATCTGACTGTTACTGTCTGACTAACTGAGACTGAACTACTAAGACATTTCAGTAGGACTTTACATACAGTAGAAACTgatttgaacacagcagggggaagAAAGTTAGGGGTTTAGggaggagtatgtggggggtgtcTTCATTGGGGGTTGATGGTCATCAGATGGTCGTCACCTTGGTTGGGATTTCAAATTACCATATAAATGACTTATAAACAAAGAAGGCAATGTTGAGACCGATGACCATCAACTATCTTCAGCTATGATATCAGTGTAAAGGGGAATAGGGGGGTAGGGAGTGAGTAAGTTCAGAATGGAAAGCAGAATTTGTAATTGACAAACTCTCAATGTTGAAAACGTAATAcaagtacaatttgttgttgacagaatctctcagaCCCCAGCACAGACATTCACCAAGTGCTTTCTCAGCCAGAGCTGCATCTTGCTATGTCAAGGCATCTGCCTATCCAAAGTTGGCTCAGTACTGGACTGGGTCAGAAGCTGTAGAAGCATGTTTAGTCCCCACCTTGCTCATACAGTCATCTCCAGTCAAGATATGAGTTTTAATATAAGTTTTAGTCTTTGACAGTGATGCTCCAAGACAAGAGATTGCTTGATGGAGTGGAAGCATTCGCAGCCTCTCACCTGTGCCACACTGCTGCCAGATCTCCTTTATCCCAAGTTCTTGGAAGTATGGGCTGTAGCAGAGAAGCAATGCAAAGGTGTCTGTGCCAGTGGAGACCATGATAACTCTCTTGCACTGCTTCACAAGAATAGCCCACTCAACATGCACCAGCAACCTGGCATCAGCTTCTTCAATCCAATTCAAGATGTCTAGGATCTCGTTCCCAGCAGCTGCCTTTGCTGGTAGCACCTCTCATCATCTCATCATCAATGACAACAGAGCTCACAATTACAGTAGCATTGCCACTGGCTCGACTGCACACCATATCAGGGGCGGGGCATGAGCATCCGGCAGATACATTCTCTAAGCAGTCTCTCGTCTTGAAGCATTACTGTGAAAGATTAAAGCTCATATCTTGACTGGAGATGACTGTATGAGCAAGGTGGGGACTAAACATGCTTCTACAGCTTCTGACCCAGTCCAGTACTGAGCCAACTTTGGAGAGGCAGATGCCTTGACAGAGCAAGATGCAGAATCAACAACAACAGCTAAGATATTTGATGAAAGCTAAGACATTTGCAGAAGTCCACACAAGTGGAAGTACTGGAATTGATGCTCTCACAAGTAGTGTGATCAGAGGCCACATCCAACGAGGGGCTTTTCTGGTTCATACGACATGCAACTTGCTTACAGCAGCCAAGGACACCAAAGCAAGACTAGAGTCAACGGAACATGGATGGAAGGAGCACTTTGGCACATTCCTGCCATCAAAATATCTGAAGCCTTTACCACCAAGTCTGCTCTCAGTATGTAAGTGTGCAGGCAAGTGTAACAATGGTCGATGTGGCTGTCATTCTGCTGGAGCTTCATGCACCGTATTCTGCCATGGAAATATGGAAAATCATTCTGTAAAAACCCATCCCACTAACATGCATGCACGCATACAGTACACTTTGAGAGAAATCACACTACATGGTGCACTTTTAGTTTGTTTGGTATGACGTAATTTGTATCACTTTTATTGCTACATAGTTTTATTTGCAcccaattgttttattttatatcattgtACTAACATTCCTTGATTCCTTATAATGGGGAAGGTCTTCAGAATAGAAAAACGACCTTGACCATGACCTTTTACTGTCAAGATCACCCAATATGGTCATAACAATATCAGAAATGAATTCCTCACACCATAAAGTAGTATAAATGGAggtattatatgtgtatatacattcAGAAACAAAAAACTTGGATTTTTATCATAGCCGATGGCAGCCATATTTGATTTGACCATTACGGAATTCGTGGCACTATGGCGGACGAGCACCTCAGTGATTTTTCATGTCTAGGAACCCACTAACTCAGTTCAAGTGAGAAATTCCCCCAACACCAAATTGCGAACAGGTCTATAGGCCAGGTACAGGATTatggtctttaatcacagttgtcatgcatgttggcatcatgttctcctccaccagtcttacacaatgcttttgaataactttatgcctttattcctggtgcaaaaattcaagtagttcagcttggtttgatggcttttgatcatccatgttcctcttgattatgttccagaggtttttaatttggtaaaatcaaggaaactcatcatttttaagtggtctcttattttttgtccagagctataTAATATGTATTCAGAGTTTACATAGTCTGGCTTGTGAACCATATATCAGAGCTCAATAAAACCATGTGTTCAATACAAACGAGCATTGCAACTGTTTGCTATGGGGGTGTTGCAGTAGAAATGAAACTGTACTGACTAGCACATTAATGGGAATCCCTAAATCTGCAAACTTTACAATAGGATaatcatattgtgaagtttgcggacgacacagcagtggttggatgcatcacgaacagagatgagtcaagaggtggaacacctggaggattggtgcagagagaacaacctctgcatcaacgtaaagaagacgaaggagatgattgtggacttcagaaggggccagcatgcccacctccccctgcacattggaggatctgcggtggaagtggttgacagctacaggtacttgggtgtgcacctgagcagcaacctcacctggagcaacaacacttccactctggtcaggaaggcacatcagtggctctacttcctcaggaggctgagacgagctggactcgggagcgcagtcctcacctcattctacagatgtgtggtggagagcgttgtgtgctccagcatcaacatGTAGCATGGAAGCTGccctgctgcagacaggaaagctctgcagagggtggtgaaagCTGCACAGaagattgttggagtcagcttccccagcaccacggacatctacacctccagatgcaggaaaagggccacctgcatcagaaAGGACCCCACCCAcacagcacacgcactttttgtcccggaGCATCAAGTGGAGCAACAACcaaactgagaaacagcttcattccagaagctgtaagactttTAAACTCCtcctaaacaacacactgcactgacacttgaCAATTACGGTTTACAATACACTGTCACTTTAACCGCACGGAGACACTTTATCATGAGATTAACCATGAGATTACAATTTTATTCCACCTCATGTCCCACATGTGATGGGAATGAAAATAAAATCGACTTAAATCCTTAAATCCTTAATGAAAAGTCAAGCCAACCCACAGCACCAGCACAGCAAAATCTCTGCCCCAGTCCATGGTtggttacacttttttttaaataaaggtgctGCTACAAGTTCTTTAAGCATTGCAATAGAAGAACcatttaaaacataacaaaatgagctaacactttacaataagggtacattaaagTACATGATACAAAATGTGGTAAAATGATgtgcccattttctccccaatttacacggccaattacccaacccattcatcaggactcccccctatcgcaagtgatgccccaataccagAATACCAGGacggtaaagactagcacatgcctcctccgatacatgtgaagtagccacgcctcttttctaactgctgctaatgcagcattacagAATAGGCGAGTaaacacggttctgatacatcagctcacaggcaccTTGTGCtacggacatcaccctttggagtgatgtgggaagagagcaccatctacccacccagagagagcaacgccaattgtgctctctcaggcctccggtggctgatggcaaactacatgaacaggattcgaacccgcgatcttctgatcatagatCATAgaggcagtgcttagcccgctggactaCTCAGAGTCAATGTaaagattttaaattaatttttaatttttaaagactTATTACCCTAAAAACTCCATCTAGTGCTCTAGAAACTATTGCTGtaccccatgacttttgtcatgttccatggaagctaaagaatgctgcactgacctgtaggatATGTGTGTGAGTCACTTTTAAGTTTACATCTAGCCAGTACTGTCACTGTACTGTCTACTGTTGGCGGTAATGCCTTGTAATTAATTATTGCTACACCTAAATGTGATCAAATCTAAAAACATATACTTATATTATACTGTTCATACAATTGTATCATTTTTATCAACATTTTTAAATCGATTTAAAGactctaaaaaataaaagactCTCAAATTACACTAAAAACACCCTCTATTGTTTGCCTTCTTCTTAagttgaattttttttgggtaatatTCCACTGTTTTTGAAGCCTTTACTGTCCTACAGTTTTCAAATACTGACAGAGTTCCAGCTTTAACACGTCCATAATTATCTGATATAtacgtttttaaaataaataaaaaaactattgtgGCCTAATCAATCTCATAGTAATGCACTGAAATGTGTCCATAAACTATTAATTGAACAATTTTACCTTCGCTTTAGAGGTCACATTTTTGAAGCCTTAGTCATAAAAATTGGCAAAAAGGCTCTTTGTAGAACCCAAAATGTTTAATGACATTGCTTAATGAACCATTTGcattacctttatttttaagagtttaaaaaatgttttattggccttttttcacccacccacacacaaacacgctgCAAGCTGGAGGAGCCAGCAACATGAGCTTTCTTTGTCTGTAtgaaaacagcaacaaaaagtGTTGCTATGTTACAGGTGCGGCACTATACCAACTCATTAGAGATCTGTGTAGCAAAGGAGATGTTGGGGGAGCTGGCGTTGACTCCTAGCTTAGCTTCTCAGCCATGTTTTATCTTGTGCCTCTAAAACAAACTCCTTTTATTACTttgctgtatttaaataaaataaaataaaaatatacagaaaaataaatgaggaCCAGTTCTCTGTTCCATTCATGCAATGATGTATTTCCAACCTTGAACTATTATTGATGATAGGACAATACTGACACTCAAGCTGTCCTCGTTTCTAGTTCAGAAATGATGGAAGGTAATTGGCTGGTGGAGCTGGGTGCAGATCACGTCATCTATGTAGAGGGAGTGGGCTTTGATCTGAATCTCCTCCTCCAGAATCAGCTGGCTTCTGATCAGGGCTTTCAGCTCCATCTCTGATTGGGCAAGGGCTTCTTTTAACCTGAAATATAAAGATACAGCCACAAAGGTGTGGAAGTCTGATTAAAATCTTAATTAAGGGTTCTTAATACGCAGGCATGATGCATGTTGTGGGAAAGGAACTAGtgctgtgtcccatgacttttgtcatcttcaatggaagctaaagaatgctgcactgatgtGTAGGATATGTGTGTGAGTCACTTTTAAATTTACATCTAGCCAGTACTGTCACTGTACTGTCTACTGTAGGAGGTAATGccttttataaattattattacatatacttACATTATACTGTTTATACAATTTTCATTTCTTATCCTTGctgaaatacttaaataaatattgGCCTTGAATTTCTCTATATCTGAGCTATTTAAAAAGGCTTTCAGTTGCTTCAGCACAACCTCATAAGATCTCTGTGCTCAGCTGTAACCTATTCACCTTGTGATGTGGTCTGCCAGCTCCTGCACTTCAGAGAGTAGGCGGGTGTGCACGGGGTCGTGGCAGAGTTCAATGCTGGGCCTCTGGCTGCGGGCGTACAGCCGGGTCTGGGCCACTTTCAGCGGACTCTCTTTATCCGCAATAGCCACTTTCAGAGCCTCCAGATTCTGTTCCTGACTCGCGATCTCCACCAGCAGCTTAACAAGACAGGAAACAGAAAATATACTGTTAGAAAAAACTATTTCAATGTTCAGCTCCATCCAACAGGTTTATCATACttcatgtaagaaaaaaaaaaaatcagtgtcttaaaaaaaacactaagggcgttttcacaccagcactatttggtctggttaaaacaaacTTTGGTCTGTATGTAAGTttaggtgcagtttaaactgatatattatccagataacgctaattaccacagctatgaacaaatgctgtgtccatgcacgcgcagTCTGTGCTGCCTTCACTACTCACAGCTGTGCGACtccgtttactatgtgtacatctgtgtacactgtgtttgaaagagcagcgtttcagtgttcagtgttaaagcacagttATACGCACTgtaacacaaaatcttctcactatatatgtattttttttgtgtatttatatttactcccgcgccagacagctctgaccgaTCAGAGGACACAGTATGCTCAGGTGGTTTATTGTTgagtattttggtgcgtttaggtttatgtctgtgtaTAACCAGATctaacagagggagaaaactctccaattaaattaatttatcaactaattcggaccagagaaacaaactacaggtgtgaaaaccccttaatttatttttactttctaaTAAAATTTCAATTTGACAGTCCTCTATATTGTTTTAAAAGTtcataataaacaaaccaataaaTGTTTTGAATAAAATTGTTAAAAGAAGCCTTTTTCTTCCTCTATCACAAACACATTTTATCCCTTATAAGATATGCCACACATTTGACATCTAAATGGAACATTTAGACTTCTGAGTCTGGCACTTCATGTATCCATGCTGCCATCTAGTGTTCAGTTTAATCTCCTACAAAGACTGATACATTCTGTTTTCTATATCatgtttttattcatgcttaaacacacaaattaaacttttataaTAGCGCATGTgtcaatttaatatttaaacacataTTGCTCAACATACTGTTGATATTTTTATTGCATCTCCTATCTTGTATGGAGTTTTCTTTTGTCTTTAGCCCtatttggacaggattagtttctcagagagACATCTGTAAAAATATTTGATACTTCTGCTCAAGTgattaaactcttgcatccaAACTGCAattgagtttttaggctttctcggtcatgaCAACATGTTCAGtatctcctccatttccactcgctgtagtgtttttacatggatctccatagaaacgcgcgcccaaagtgtaaataCGGTGCATGgaagtgaacaaatagctattttattaaacacaagtggagttcagtaaaaaacagtagataattgagcctgtaattttctctgagaaaaacacatacatggtcgttccagacgggaataaaatcacagaggacccccataaaagagaaaattaccccaggacccccttagaaactaatcctttctggatagggcttttgtgGTATTTGTAGGTTGGAATATTGATTAACCAGTGACTTACAAAGCTTACAGACAGGTTTCATAATATTACAATCACTTGGGACACATCTACTGCACACAGCTGGTCTCTATTTTACTTTGATTTCACTTTGAATACTAACACCAACAGCCTGGACTTTAACTAAATTAGGTTtgttactttaatactttaatatttaaatgataaaaatgtaCATTATTCATTTGTAAATTCTTGTATAAAAGGCAAATTATATCGACCATTCTATTCATAGAAAAAATAAGCAGGAAGCATCCATGGGCTTAAATACTTTAACTGGATAGATGGTATAAAAAGGGTACAGAATGTTTTTGTCAGTgataaaatgagatttaaaaaggcCTTGTTTAAGGTGTACATTTGCAGTAGTTCTAACAAAAACGTTTGCTGGCATCATATAAGGTGGCCACTAGTTTTATCACCCTAATTaacaactttaactttaactttaatcctcgcaaataaatatacttaaagtGAAATTGATCATGGCAtagtttaatcagttaatcaATGTAACtattctctcacttcttacaacATCTGTAGTTCAGAGGCAACTATACACAGTCATGATTAGCAGTGTGGGACAGTATGGGCAGGTCACCTATTGAAGCACTTACATCGCACCATTAGCTTTGAATAAACTGCAAAACCTGAAACAAACTTGCTTACATAGTTTATGACAGTAAATTACAATATATCACTTTAAAAGCCAAGATGATCAGAACTCACTAAATTCACAAGTCAATGTATACCTTGTTGAGCTGGTCTTCTAGCTGGTCTTTAGCAGTCCTGGTCTCGTGTACGCGCAGTTCCAGTGCAGTGCCTGTGgctctgtgctgccgctgcatgTCCGCAGCCGTCTGCTCCAGCAGACTCTCCACCAGCGCCCTCAGAGACAGAGAGTTGTTCTTCTCTTTCTCAGCTTTCCTGATGTTCATGTCCGAGAAGTTTTCCCACTCTTCTGGGGTGACTGTGGATCTGCAGTTTTCACAAACCACATTTTTGACCAGTAAGACATGACAAAACAGGGACAATTTTGCCATATTTTTCCATTTTCAAAGACCCAATAACCCTGCTACTCCATTTACATATCATGGCTGACATCTGCTGAATGATAAAGCTTTTGATTTTATATTCAGTCATTTGCTGAGTTTGGAATGTTTCACTCGTTAAAATTCTTTTGTTAATTCACTGGATAACGTTGGcaaccagttgctgctcgtattaaattcaaagctcttacagttgcctacaaggtgatgacagagcaGGTTCCTTCCTACGTGTAGGGCTACAATGactagtcgatataatcaacaatgtcggaTAATAAAATGTGTTAACTGCAAATTTCATTGTCacctaatcgttaatttgtaacagtaccgcattacacaaaatgctggggacagaagcgcaatgggagatgggtaaatggctcactcaggTTACATATTCCATCACTAACTATCAGTACTTtctacatttaaacaacatctagacatttaaatgcctttcaatctcatgttcagcggtttctattgtttttagaaatggagcagaaataatcgttgaataataaaaaaaggaatccatagattagttgactaccaaaataataatttgttgcagccctacatacctgcactcactcctaaagccttacgctacctcccggccgctgcgctccttcaGTGAACATCGcctagctttaccaaacattcacacaaagcaatccagactgttctcatacagagttccccaatggtggaacaaactaccttccactaccagatcaggagaatctctcgctatctttaataaactcctgaagacagagctcttcaaagagcacttactctcctctAACAACACCTCTAACACCTCACCTCCTTTAtccccctttgacctcctttaggctctgtataaaatgttttttgcCTTGAAGTTGAACTATTACTCTATTTCTGTACAGGTATGTAcgtcactattgtaagtcactttggacaaaagcgtcagccaaatgtaatgtaatgtagtgtaatgtactgtaataacTGGAGAACAAACCATGGAATACCTAAAATAAATCAGACAATACAACAACATAGCTAAATGTACTACAAAGTGCACATTTAAACTAAAAGGCATAACTAAATGCGGCTCATGTCTCAATAGCCCTGTCACTACAACACAGACGACACAGGACACAAGCTTTCAAAGCAAAGTCAAATTCTCCATCTGTTGATGTCTTTACCCTCCTGCAGTGAACTGTGCTGTTCCAATCTGCTCCTCAGCATTGGCTGAAGTGACAGTGAGCATGGAGCAGATATCGTCAATGCGGTTGGCCTGAAATTTATCCCGCAGATCTTTCTCCAAGTAGTATTTAGCTGAGCGGATCAGTCTGAAACAACacaaagaaaatgaaataatacAAGTACAAATTAAACAGAAGTTAAATATTGTCTTAAGATCCACACAACTGTAGTTCAATAAAGCAATATATTCACAGCCATAAGAGAAAGAGATTGCTTATAGCTTTATAGCACTATACAATTTTACACTATTATAATAGCTGTAAACATTATCAAGAAATAGTTAGTAAACCCTTCGGAATGATTTGTGCAAGTTAACTGATTATTATGAAAGTTGCAATTATAGACCAACACAATataactaaacacacacatacagctacaTTGTGTTCATTAAGTAATTGTTCAAAGTTCAGGCTAGAGAAATGTAATGAACACACTTCAGTGTGCATTTTAATGTCAGTGTATAATAAggaaatatacatttttgctgTATATGTTGAATAACCAAATTTACATGCAGTTACAAGTCATACAAGATTAGTGCAATCATCCCTAAACTCACCTGATCTGTTCaattatctgctccagagtgcGCTGGAGGAGCGTCATCACTCCTTCTATCACTTCTTTCTCCttcagcagctctttctccacGTTGTCAATCACCAGGTCTATTGCCACCctcttctgtctgaacccacaatTAAAATATCAGAAGATAACTGCACTctaacatgtttaaaaaatatttagaggCAGATTATGATTAATGTCtatattgtcttctgtctcagtAAAGCACCAGTGATGAACTCTCTGGGGAGTATTCTGAAGAGTGAGAAGAATGTGTCGCTCACCTCTCATCCAGACACTGTAGAGTGGCTTTCAGAGGCTCTGAGGTGCCCTCCAGTGCTTTTTCCACTCGATTCTTAAAGATGACAAGCACCTCAATCTCCTGCACGATCTCCTGCAGTTTCTGGTCCAGCTCCTGCCTCCAGAACTGAATGTCTGTGATTCGTTGCTCTGATAGAAAGAGGTCACAGAATGAAGTCATTAGTTTATTAGGTTTATacacctttttttatattttctctggCAAATTCCCAAAAGCTTTCCTAAAAAAACGTAAGAAGAATTAAATCTAAGCAgttacagg harbors:
- the tekt1 gene encoding tektin-1 is translated as MPRVMEPTHKFLPSEWKHANQVHFGIAEAERARSERLTAECQRLVEESEKSVRRMQQDANMKLEQRITDIQFWRQELDQKLQEIVQEIEVLVIFKNRVEKALEGTSEPLKATLQCLDERQKRVAIDLVIDNVEKELLKEKEVIEGVMTLLQRTLEQIIEQIRLIRSAKYYLEKDLRDKFQANRIDDICSMLTVTSANAEEQIGTAQFTAGGSTVTPEEWENFSDMNIRKAEKEKNNSLSLRALVESLLEQTAADMQRQHRATGTALELRVHETRTAKDQLEDQLNKLLVEIASQEQNLEALKVAIADKESPLKVAQTRLYARSQRPSIELCHDPVHTRLLSEVQELADHITRLKEALAQSEMELKALIRSQLILEEEIQIKAHSLYIDDVICTQLHQPITFHHF